From Solanum lycopersicum chromosome 4, SLM_r2.1:
atatatatgcaCCAGCGCTAAGTTTCCCATTTCTTAGATTGCAATTTCAAATCAAAGAAGGGTTCTCACGGGATTAACTGAAATACACTTGTACAGatatttaaaagtaattacAAAGTTCAAAGTATTAATTTATGGTCACTAATAGTAAAGTTCAAATAAGTAGCTTATCAAAAAATAGATCATATTATGGGCTGTAAAACGAACGATAAAGTAAATAAGAGAGCTTGCCTTAATCCTATAAGTTCGAGGTTGTAGCTCCTTTCGTATCTCAACCATTTTCTGCTCCTCCCTGTTTAATCGCATGGACATAAGATATGGATGTAGGAGGCCCGGCGTGTCATACATCTTTGCCTTGGCTGACAAAATTCCTCCAATTCTCAGGATTCCCAGAGTAGTTCCAGGTACAGGAGCTTCTGTAAGCTTTGTAGCTTTAACTCCTCCTTTCTTAGCAAATGCATTTATTAATGTCGACTTCCCTGCATTTTGCGCCCCAATAACCCACACATTTCCTCGAGGACCAGCCAATTCTTTTATAAATGCCAGCAAATTTCTAATACCTAAATCTTTACGGGAACTTACCATGTAAACTCCACTCAGTTTAGGTGCTCCATTAGCTTTAGCACGGTGTCGAACCCATTTGTCCAAACGCGCAGGGGAAATTTGAGAAGGGAGAAGGTCAACCTTGGTAGCCACAAGAACAAGCTTTGGCAACTTCTTACTTTGTTTCAAGCCATCTTGGCTTTGTTCTAGTGCCTTAAACAAAGATTTAGCAGCTCGCTTTGGAAAGGAACCATCAAAATCAACACAATCAACCACCATAACCACAACCGTCGCATCAGCTTTCCCAGTAGGTTTCATCAACCTACTCGTAATTAACTGGTCAAAATCAAAATCGGGTATCAAGTTTTCGGCCAGCTCATTCTTCACTTGTCCATAGTTCCTCAATGAATGACATCGAGCACAAACCGTGACCTCCTCTTTCTCTCCCTTAGCCGCTTCCCTTGCCATCCTTTTCCTCTCCGATTTCGACACCCTTTTCTTCTTTCCTTTCTCAAGAACCTCCTGTGTAATGTTACCATAACCTACACCCGCAGGCAAAAAACCATCTAACTCTTTCAAATCACCCTCGGCTTCTTCCAACCCCAATTCCCATTCCTCGGAATCCCAATCATCAAATCCATCCTCACTCCCTGACCCCATTTCTTCACTTCCACCTTCTTCCAACTCCCCCTCAATAAAATCCCCAAATTCCTCCTCTTCTTCATCATCCCCACCTTCACCAACAACAACATCCTCATCATCCACAAAATCCTCTAAACTTTCTTCcaccttttttttcttgtaataaCCAGGATGATTTGGGTCTTCATCCTGCATAAAGATTCCACAACCAGGACATATACACCCATAATTCTCATCATTATCCCTCCCTTCACTCAATAAGAGCTTAAAGTTACTATCTTTTCTTGAaacactactactactactatcaCTTCTCCTTTTTGTTCTTGATTGACTACCCTTTAATACAGATAAAACCAAGAAAGGAACTTTTTGCTGACATATTTTCTTGTGGGGTTTTTGAGTAAAACCTGTTTAATCAATTCAATACagaaaaaatatacattatgtTCGCTACCCTTGTTACTTCATTCAATCTTGATTaaaacaactacaacaacaacaacaaacaaaaaaaaatgaaaggggAGCTGAAATACCTGTAAATTGAAGATGGGGTACCAAGATATTCTTTGTTTCAAAGATGGAATTCAAAGATAAATGAGAAGAGACAGCAGCTGCAGCTGCTGCTGCTGTTGAAGTTGAAAGCAGTAAAGCCATGGCTGCAAAAATGCCTTAGCTTTTTTATGGTATGTATCAAAAGTAAGCAAAATAATGTGCAAGTATTTTAGCAGGTGGTACAACTTTGTAATGCTGTGGATTTTTTGGGCTTAACATTATGGATTCAAACCCAATACTTATCTTAGTTGGATAAGTAACATATTTAAAGTATAGCCAAAATTTACAAAGTTTCTAAATTTTAGCCATTGCAAAACTACAATTCGATTGTTTTGACGATAGTTGTTTAGTAAATGaccgtttttttttttttgtaatttatgaaCCTTTTAAACCATGATTTGAAGGTCTTTTTAGAAAATTGAAAGTTTTATGAGAAAACGTTATTGGACCATTGAAAGTAGTATGAGAAAATATTGGACCATAGTTTAAAATATAGGGCCCGTTTGGCCTCgagaatatttgaaaaaaaatttgaaagtgaTGTTTGGTCTATAACTCGGTCAAGTATTCCAAGTTTCCAAATACAAGAAAAAGACTAGT
This genomic window contains:
- the LOC101262407 gene encoding GTP-binding protein BRASSINAZOLE INSENSITIVE PALE GREEN 2, chloroplastic, encoding MALLLSTSTAAAAAAAVSSHLSLNSIFETKNILVPHLQFTGFTQKPHKKICQQKVPFLVLSVLKGSQSRTKRRSDSSSSSVSRKDSNFKLLLSEGRDNDENYGCICPGCGIFMQDEDPNHPGYYKKKKVEESLEDFVDDEDVVVGEGGDDEEEEEFGDFIEGELEEGGSEEMGSGSEDGFDDWDSEEWELGLEEAEGDLKELDGFLPAGVGYGNITQEVLEKGKKKRVSKSERKRMAREAAKGEKEEVTVCARCHSLRNYGQVKNELAENLIPDFDFDQLITSRLMKPTGKADATVVVMVVDCVDFDGSFPKRAAKSLFKALEQSQDGLKQSKKLPKLVLVATKVDLLPSQISPARLDKWVRHRAKANGAPKLSGVYMVSSRKDLGIRNLLAFIKELAGPRGNVWVIGAQNAGKSTLINAFAKKGGVKATKLTEAPVPGTTLGILRIGGILSAKAKMYDTPGLLHPYLMSMRLNREEQKMVEIRKELQPRTYRIKHGQTVHIGGLVRLDLVQASVETIYVTVWASPSVSLHLGKTENADELKNNHAGVRLQPPISMERVSELGQWQKREVKARGTSWDVKSMDVAVAGLGWFSLGLKGEADLALWTYDGIQITLREPLVLDRAASIERPGFWLPKAISEAIANSSKLEGQEAREKNPSEETMQLS